CTTTAATGACCAACATTAGCGAAGGTTATAAGATGCTTGAAGCTGCTAAGGCCAATAAGGTCACGATTTCTACAGCGTTTGTCTGCAGATTCAGCCCAGCTATGGCTCGATTAAGGGATGTAATTGATAAGGATGAACTTGGCGAAATAATAGCCGTCAGGGGAACTAATCGCGGACAATGTCCCGGCGGTTGGTTCACTGAACCTGAACTTGCCGGCGGGGGCGCGATGATCGACCATACGGTACATGTGACTGACTTATTGCGATGGATGCTCAAATCTGAGGTCAAAAATGTTTATGCCGAAATCGGCAATAACATGTACCATTCGAATTTCGATGATACTGCTATGGTGTCGCTTGAATTCGAAAACGGGGTATTCGCTAGCCTCGATTCGAGTTGGTCTCGCCCGAAATCCAATCCAACCTGGGGTGATGTGACGATGCGCGTTATCGGCACGCAAGGCTTTGCCGAAATGGACATGTTCAATCAAGTCATCGTCCACCTCAGTGATGAATTGGGTAAAGGCACGTATGCCGGCTGGGGAACCAACGTGGATAACCAAACAATCAACGCCTGGTTAGACCTCCTCGAAGGCAAAGACACCCCCGAAGCTAAAATGCTGGCGACCGGTGAAGACGGTTTCAAAGCCGCCGAAGTAGCCCTCGGAGCCTACCAATCAACACGCACCCATGCCACCACTAACTTACCGCTAAAGTAAAGCTTAGTTAACGTATAAGCGCCCCTTTTTAATATGGGGCGCTATTTTGTTGGGGTTGTCACAAAGATGTGTGATGGAGTGGTTATTGTTGTTAGAGGTGTGATTAAAGTTCTATGATTGCCCAAATGGCTGAACTAAGCGAAGAGAAACGGACGCTGTTGATTATGATGTTGCGTCAGATACCGGGTGTGGGTAATGTTACCGGGGGAGCCAGATTGGAGAATCAACATTGAGAACCTGCAGTTAGAAAGACATATAGGAAGAGGTCCGAATCCAAATTACCCGGCGGGTTAAGGGGGTTCTCTGGGTTAAAATTTTTAGCTTCAAATGCTGGTATAC
This genomic stretch from bacterium harbors:
- a CDS encoding Gfo/Idh/MocA family oxidoreductase, which codes for MNPLRIGIMSIAHLHAGSYVSCLKNNLRGKIVGLADHEQERAQRFANSSGVPYFDSYEALLKVVDAVVITSENIKHAELAIMAANAGKHIMCEKPLMTNISEGYKMLEAAKANKVTISTAFVCRFSPAMARLRDVIDKDELGEIIAVRGTNRGQCPGGWFTEPELAGGGAMIDHTVHVTDLLRWMLKSEVKNVYAEIGNNMYHSNFDDTAMVSLEFENGVFASLDSSWSRPKSNPTWGDVTMRVIGTQGFAEMDMFNQVIVHLSDELGKGTYAGWGTNVDNQTINAWLDLLEGKDTPEAKMLATGEDGFKAAEVALGAYQSTRTHATTNLPLK